One Raphanus sativus cultivar WK10039 unplaced genomic scaffold, ASM80110v3 Scaffold1804, whole genome shotgun sequence DNA window includes the following coding sequences:
- the LOC108826592 gene encoding protein-tyrosine-phosphatase PTP1-like, which translates to MATANSTGSSRFDFSSSADSPPPKLSLSPDQLSYCHQALKILREKISDPDSISREFANLQANRMRASDMLLNATVAMNNVNFDKNRYTDVLPFDENRVVLSPCKDADGYVNASLIKASSSESVSEFIATQGPLQRTTEDFWEMVVQQHCPVIVMLTRLVDNYKTVKCGDYFPAEDNKPRKFGNVSVVIKWVKTTDTSLLLRNFEVNHKEREDQQPLSVLHIQYPDWPDHGVPKDTVATREILKRLYQVPPSLGPIIVHCSAGIGRTGTYCAIHNTIQRILVGDMSALDLAKTVTTFRRQRIGMVQTMDQYFFCYKAIVDELEDLTTGANAGTSS; encoded by the exons ATGGCTACCGCAAACTCCACCGGCTCGAGTCGTTTCGATTTCTCCTCCTCCGCTGACTCGCCTCCtcccaagctctctctctcccccgATCAGCTCAGCTACTGCCACCAAGCTCTCAAGATTCTCCGCGAGAAGATCTCAGATCCTGACTCCATCTCTCGGGAGTTCGCGAATCTGCAG GCTAATAGGATGAGAGCGTCGGATATGCTACTAAACGCTACAGTGGCTATGAACAATGTCAATTTCGATAAGAACAGATACACCGACGTTTTGCCAT ttGATGAGAATAGAGTTGTTCTGAGTCCGTGCAAAGATGCAGATGGATATGTGAATGCAAGCTTGATTAAG GCGTCGTCGTCTGAGAGTGTTTCTGAGTTTATTGCTACGCAAGGTCCTCTACAACGCACGACGGAGGACTTTTGGGAGATGGTGGTTCAGCAGCACTGTCCCGTCATAGTGATGCTCACTCGCTTGGTTGATAACTACAAG ACTGTGAAATGCGGTGACTACTTTCCAGCCGAAGATAATAAGCCCAGAAAATTTGGCAACGTATCTGTTGTGATCAAATGGGTAAAGACTACTGATACTTCATTGTTGTTGCGGAATTTTGAGGTTAACCACAAGGAG AGAGAGGATCAGCAGCCGTTGTCCGTTTTGCACATTCAGTATCCGGATTGGCCTGATCATGGAGTTCCCAAAGATACCGTGGCTACCCGTGAAATTCTGAAAAGACTGTATCAAGTACCGCCTAGTCTCGGCCCAATCATTGTTCACTGCAG TGCAGGGATAGGAAGAACAGGAACATACTGTGCGATACATAACACAATCCAGAGGATTCTTGTTGGGGATATGTCTGCGTTGGATCTTGCTAAAACCGTGACAACATTCCGCAGACAACGCATTGGCATGGTTCAAACCATG GATCAATACTTCTTTTGCTACAAGGCCATTGTTGATGAACTAGAAGATCTAACCACAGGAGCCAATGCTGGAACGAGTTCATAA